One window of the Candidatus Microbacterium colombiense genome contains the following:
- a CDS encoding ABC transporter substrate-binding protein has product MTLHRPLPPGRRRSLSLLAALGVAALALAGCATAAPATTGGEAGEAIYRIGISDPGAELDPLTVADSDAQLITGLVTEQLVSFTADGEALPRLATEWAASDDGLSWTFTLRDGALFNDGTPVTSADVVATFDAIIGDDSISPAKSAFTGILDSVAADGDTTVVFTLVRPFSDFPRLIAGNNTGILPADYEPGAWLKNPVGAGQFVLEDYTVGESITYAKNPDYWNADQIDLDGVELTIYKDPQATALAFQAGEIDRINVSPDVLATVNADDYDTLSAGYSYFYGIHLDVTKAPFDDVTIREALAWAVDRQGIVDNVYGGTAAVGDDYPVLPDYLPQPLDVPQREQDLDKVAELLDGREVSFTITTSFQLFGEVLQQQLNAIDGFDVTLDVLSDEQYYAEGADSPWLNAPLTITSWGKRVPSQYYGLFYATGAAWNASNFTDADLEKKVAAFDATTDDGERQQLITEIAQEQWDQVPTIIPALARSEVLQNKRVTGEFVAPLDFWAGYNFAGISVEGE; this is encoded by the coding sequence ATGACCCTCCACCGCCCCCTTCCTCCCGGCCGTCGCCGATCCCTCTCGCTCCTGGCCGCCCTCGGCGTCGCCGCGCTGGCCCTCGCCGGGTGCGCGACCGCCGCTCCCGCCACCACCGGCGGAGAGGCCGGCGAGGCGATCTACCGCATCGGCATCAGCGACCCCGGCGCCGAGCTCGACCCGCTCACCGTCGCCGACAGCGACGCCCAGCTCATCACCGGTCTCGTGACCGAGCAGCTGGTCAGCTTCACGGCCGACGGCGAGGCGCTGCCGCGGCTCGCCACCGAGTGGGCGGCATCCGACGACGGCCTGTCGTGGACGTTCACGCTGCGCGACGGCGCCCTCTTCAACGACGGCACACCGGTCACCAGCGCCGACGTCGTGGCGACCTTCGACGCCATCATCGGCGACGACAGCATCTCGCCGGCGAAGAGCGCGTTCACCGGCATCCTCGACTCGGTCGCCGCCGACGGCGACACGACCGTCGTGTTCACGCTCGTGCGTCCGTTCTCGGACTTCCCACGGCTGATCGCCGGCAACAACACCGGCATCCTGCCCGCCGACTACGAGCCGGGTGCGTGGCTCAAGAACCCCGTCGGTGCCGGACAGTTCGTGCTCGAGGACTACACGGTGGGCGAGAGCATCACCTACGCCAAGAACCCCGACTACTGGAACGCCGATCAGATCGACCTCGACGGCGTCGAGCTCACGATCTACAAGGATCCGCAGGCCACGGCGCTGGCGTTCCAGGCGGGGGAGATCGATAGGATCAACGTGTCGCCCGACGTGCTCGCGACCGTGAACGCCGACGACTACGACACGCTCTCGGCGGGCTACAGCTACTTCTACGGCATCCATCTCGATGTCACGAAGGCACCGTTCGACGACGTCACCATCCGCGAGGCGCTGGCCTGGGCGGTCGACCGGCAGGGCATCGTCGACAACGTCTACGGCGGCACGGCCGCGGTCGGCGACGACTACCCGGTGCTTCCCGACTATCTGCCGCAGCCGCTGGACGTCCCGCAGCGCGAGCAGGATCTCGACAAGGTCGCGGAGCTGCTGGACGGCCGCGAGGTGTCGTTCACCATCACGACGTCGTTCCAGCTCTTCGGCGAGGTGCTCCAGCAGCAGCTGAACGCCATCGACGGCTTCGACGTGACGCTCGACGTGCTCTCCGACGAGCAGTACTACGCCGAGGGCGCCGACTCGCCGTGGCTCAACGCACCGCTCACCATCACCAGCTGGGGCAAGCGCGTGCCGTCGCAGTACTACGGCCTGTTCTACGCCACCGGCGCGGCATGGAACGCGTCGAACTTCACCGACGCCGACCTCGAGAAGAAGGTCGCCGCGTTCGATGCGACCACCGACGACGGCGAGCGGCAGCAGCTGATCACCGAGATCGCGCAGGAGCAGTGGGATCAGGTGCCGACCATCATCCCCGCCCTCGCACGGTCGGAGGTGCTGCAGAACAAGCGCGTGACCGGCGAGTTCGTCGCACCGCTCGACTTCTGGGCCGGCTACAACTTCGCCGGCATCTCGGTCGAGGGGGAGTGA
- a CDS encoding DUF427 domain-containing protein: MSNTAAERTHTVTTEPAAHRVRVTAGGHAIADSSRAIVLRETGHDDRYYLPRDDVDFTLLQPTESRSHCPVKGDADDYWALASDPATDVAWSYPTPFEYLQPIAGYVAFYSDRVQVDTAEPLAR; the protein is encoded by the coding sequence ATGTCGAACACCGCTGCCGAGCGCACGCACACCGTGACCACCGAACCCGCCGCGCATCGCGTGCGCGTGACCGCCGGCGGACACGCCATCGCCGACTCATCCCGCGCGATCGTGCTGCGCGAGACCGGTCACGACGACCGCTACTACCTGCCCCGCGACGACGTCGACTTCACGCTCCTGCAGCCGACCGAGTCGCGCAGCCACTGCCCGGTCAAGGGTGACGCCGACGACTACTGGGCGCTCGCGAGCGACCCCGCCACCGACGTCGCCTGGTCGTACCCGACGCCGTTCGAGTACCTGCAGCCCATCGCCGGGTACGTCGCCTTCTACTCCGACCGCGTCCAGGTGGACACGGCAGAGCCCCTCGCGCGCTAG
- a CDS encoding orotidine 5'-phosphate decarboxylase encodes MKIQFAIDTLTTEAALDLAAAAAPHVDILELGTPLIKSEGLSVVTAMKQAHPDKVVFADLKTMDAGELEAEIAFAAGADLVTVLGSADDSTIVGAVKAASKHGKGIVVDLIGVADKAARAKEVVALGAEFVEMHAGLDEQAKEGYSLDGLLEAGRAAGVPFSVAGGVNATSIAAVRAAGAQIAVAGGAIYGAPDVGAAAAGLRAALV; translated from the coding sequence ATGAAGATCCAGTTCGCCATCGACACCCTCACCACCGAGGCCGCGCTCGACCTGGCCGCGGCGGCCGCCCCGCACGTCGACATCCTCGAACTCGGCACCCCGCTGATCAAGAGCGAAGGCTTGTCTGTCGTCACCGCGATGAAGCAGGCCCACCCCGACAAGGTCGTGTTCGCCGATCTGAAGACGATGGATGCCGGAGAGCTCGAGGCCGAGATCGCCTTCGCCGCCGGCGCCGACCTCGTGACGGTGCTCGGCTCGGCCGACGACAGCACCATCGTGGGCGCCGTCAAGGCGGCGTCGAAGCACGGCAAGGGCATCGTCGTCGACCTGATCGGTGTCGCCGACAAGGCCGCCCGCGCGAAGGAGGTCGTCGCCCTCGGCGCCGAGTTCGTGGAGATGCACGCCGGACTCGACGAGCAGGCGAAGGAGGGCTACTCGCTCGACGGTCTGCTCGAGGCCGGTCGCGCCGCCGGCGTGCCGTTCTCGGTCGCGGGCGGCGTCAACGCCACATCCATCGCCGCCGTGCGAGCCGCGGGCGCCCAGATCGCCGTCGCCGGCGGAGCGATCTACGGCGCCCCGGACGTCGGAGCCGCAGCGGCAGGTCTGCGCGCCGCGCTGGTCTGA
- the hxlB gene encoding 6-phospho-3-hexuloisomerase, giving the protein MSTATLTVVDAIRTVQSEVDAALRALAHTDAAAITALAEAARDADRVFLLGAGRSGLALRMTAMRLMHLGLTVFVVGDTTTPAIERGDLLLTATGSGTTPGIVRAATTAQSLGAVVATITTAPESPVAELSSVVVTVPAAGKLDRSGAASAQYAGSLFEQTVVLLGDALFHTLWQRSGLSADELWPRHSNLE; this is encoded by the coding sequence ATGAGCACCGCCACCCTCACCGTCGTCGATGCGATCCGCACCGTGCAGAGCGAGGTGGATGCCGCACTGCGCGCCCTCGCACACACGGATGCTGCCGCGATCACCGCGCTCGCGGAGGCCGCGCGCGACGCCGACCGGGTGTTCCTCCTGGGTGCCGGGCGTTCCGGCCTCGCGCTGCGGATGACGGCGATGCGGCTCATGCATCTCGGCCTCACGGTGTTCGTCGTCGGCGACACCACGACACCAGCGATCGAACGCGGCGACCTGCTGCTCACGGCCACCGGCTCCGGCACGACCCCCGGGATCGTCCGCGCAGCCACCACGGCGCAGAGCCTCGGCGCTGTGGTCGCGACGATCACCACCGCCCCGGAGTCGCCGGTCGCCGAGCTGTCGTCCGTGGTCGTGACCGTGCCGGCGGCGGGCAAGCTCGACCGCTCCGGGGCCGCATCCGCCCAGTACGCCGGGAGTCTCTTCGAGCAGACCGTCGTGTTGCTCGGAGACGCCCTGTTCCACACGCTCTGGCAGCGCAGCGGCCTGTCCGCCGATGAGCTGTGGCCGCGTCACTCCAACCTCGAATGA
- a CDS encoding LuxR C-terminal-related transcriptional regulator produces MATTVTSQAAVTSQAARVRSSEIARTLAEQSDRHAVTLESLLAVLRSSRLGDQAARQNAIEVAANALVELRTTSDVRENEVLEPVVGAFARLKSDLRPLVRFGRLDVQFVEPPANGRALPGAVALSARAIVRNAVLAFADADEARRVRIQWDCDGLNLLIGIRDDGRGELSAHDDALRRIAEQVSATDGTLRVSSTPGWGSDLTIVLPLDPPPTLASGVEDAVDLSDREREILRHLSTGARNAEIAAELRVSPHTVKFHVSKLLRKTGARNRAELAALAR; encoded by the coding sequence ATGGCCACCACCGTCACCTCGCAGGCCGCCGTCACCTCGCAGGCGGCGCGCGTGCGTTCGTCGGAGATCGCGCGCACCCTCGCCGAGCAGTCCGACCGGCACGCCGTCACCCTCGAGTCGCTCCTCGCCGTGTTGCGCTCCTCCCGACTCGGCGATCAGGCCGCGCGCCAGAACGCGATCGAGGTCGCGGCGAACGCCCTCGTCGAGCTGCGGACCACGTCCGATGTGCGCGAGAACGAAGTACTCGAACCCGTGGTCGGGGCCTTCGCGCGGTTGAAGAGTGACCTGCGCCCCCTCGTGCGCTTCGGGCGCCTCGACGTGCAGTTCGTCGAGCCGCCCGCGAACGGCCGTGCCCTCCCGGGTGCGGTCGCGCTGTCTGCTCGCGCGATCGTGCGCAATGCCGTGCTCGCGTTCGCGGATGCCGACGAGGCCCGCCGTGTGCGCATCCAGTGGGACTGCGACGGCCTCAACCTGCTCATCGGCATCCGCGATGACGGGCGGGGCGAACTCAGCGCGCACGACGACGCCCTGCGCCGGATCGCGGAGCAAGTCAGCGCCACCGACGGCACCCTCCGCGTCTCGTCGACCCCGGGCTGGGGCAGCGACCTCACCATCGTGCTGCCGTTGGACCCGCCGCCGACGCTCGCCTCAGGAGTCGAGGATGCCGTCGACCTCAGCGATCGCGAGCGTGAGATCCTGCGCCACCTGAGCACCGGCGCGCGCAACGCCGAGATCGCGGCCGAGCTGCGGGTGAGCCCGCACACGGTGAAGTTCCACGTCTCGAAGCTGCTGCGCAAGACCGGCGCCCGAAACCGGGCCGAACTGGCCGCCCTCGCCCGCTGA
- a CDS encoding alkene reductase: MSLYEPATFGALQLSNRVVMAPTTRTRADDDGVTTAPMVEYYRQRAGIGLIITEGVWPVVEGKSYPGQPGIETPEQIEGWRLIADAVHEAGGTIVMQLMHGGRVGHPAISGAPRVVAPSALAAPGETRTPEGKAELPVAHALTADEIPVVIEQFAQAARNAIAAGLDGVEVHGANGYLVHEFLSPVSNIREDRYGGSPENRARLAIEVTTAVAAAVGADRTGIRLSPQHNIQGVLEEDDADVLATYTAVAAGLAPLGLAFVDVLSAAPRGEFVQHIRRTAGAPFIINTGFGVETTREEAEALIADGSADAVSAGRLAIANPDLAQRWSAEAELNEPRPEFFYGSTEEGYTDYPSLESVRAGV; this comes from the coding sequence GTGAGTCTTTACGAGCCCGCCACATTCGGTGCCCTGCAGCTGTCCAACCGTGTCGTCATGGCACCGACCACGCGCACGCGCGCGGACGACGACGGTGTGACCACCGCCCCGATGGTCGAGTACTACCGGCAGCGCGCGGGCATCGGGCTCATCATCACCGAGGGCGTCTGGCCGGTCGTCGAGGGCAAGTCGTACCCGGGCCAGCCCGGCATCGAGACCCCGGAGCAGATCGAGGGATGGCGACTCATAGCGGATGCCGTGCACGAGGCCGGCGGAACCATCGTGATGCAGCTCATGCACGGCGGTCGGGTGGGGCACCCGGCGATCTCGGGCGCACCCCGCGTCGTCGCGCCCAGCGCGCTGGCAGCGCCCGGTGAGACGCGCACGCCCGAGGGCAAGGCCGAACTCCCGGTCGCGCACGCCCTCACCGCCGACGAGATCCCCGTCGTGATCGAGCAGTTCGCACAGGCCGCGCGAAACGCGATCGCCGCGGGACTCGACGGCGTCGAGGTGCACGGCGCGAACGGCTATCTCGTGCACGAGTTCCTCTCGCCGGTGTCGAACATCCGCGAGGACCGGTACGGCGGATCCCCCGAGAACCGCGCGCGCCTCGCGATCGAGGTCACCACCGCCGTCGCGGCAGCGGTCGGGGCGGATCGCACCGGCATCCGCCTGTCTCCGCAGCACAACATCCAGGGTGTGCTGGAGGAGGACGACGCCGATGTGCTCGCCACCTACACCGCGGTCGCCGCAGGGCTCGCACCGCTCGGACTCGCATTCGTCGACGTGCTCAGCGCCGCGCCGCGGGGCGAGTTCGTGCAGCACATCCGCCGCACCGCAGGCGCACCGTTCATCATCAACACGGGCTTCGGCGTCGAGACGACCCGCGAGGAGGCCGAGGCTCTGATCGCCGACGGCTCGGCGGATGCCGTCTCGGCCGGTCGTCTCGCGATCGCCAACCCCGACCTGGCCCAGCGCTGGAGCGCGGAGGCCGAGCTCAACGAGCCGCGCCCGGAGTTCTTCTACGGCAGCACCGAAGAGGGCTACACCGACTACCCCTCGCTGGAGAGCGTGCGCGCGGGGGTCTGA
- a CDS encoding pyridoxamine 5'-phosphate oxidase family protein, with protein sequence MTDTTPVQRVAELIKDFRFAMLTTRNAEDRLVAHPLTVQDAEFDGDLWFLVSKGATFVTDLRADKRVGVSLSSNDAWVSLSGTAGLVDDRAKVHELWSPTVEAWFTNGPDDPDVGLLKFSAESAEYWDSPGGRIASIFSFVKSKITGEPLDAENETVELPKR encoded by the coding sequence ATGACCGACACCACACCCGTCCAGCGGGTCGCAGAACTCATCAAGGACTTCCGCTTCGCGATGCTCACCACCCGCAACGCGGAGGATCGCCTCGTGGCGCACCCGCTCACGGTGCAGGATGCCGAGTTCGACGGAGACCTCTGGTTCCTCGTCTCGAAGGGCGCCACCTTCGTCACCGACCTCCGCGCCGACAAGCGTGTGGGCGTCTCGCTGAGCTCCAACGATGCCTGGGTCTCCCTGTCGGGCACGGCCGGGCTCGTCGACGATCGGGCGAAGGTGCACGAGCTCTGGAGCCCGACGGTCGAGGCCTGGTTCACGAACGGGCCGGACGACCCGGATGTCGGGCTGCTGAAGTTCTCGGCGGAATCGGCCGAGTACTGGGACAGCCCCGGCGGCAGGATCGCGTCGATCTTCAGCTTCGTGAAGTCGAAGATCACGGGAGAGCCCCTGGATGCCGAGAACGAGACCGTGGAGCTGCCGAAGCGCTGA
- a CDS encoding threonine/serine exporter family protein, with the protein MSPKPPRRLLASVRRIVHTDPASVAPTEAMPVIDERMVPRVLDLATRLGEAMFAVGASAHEVTLAITRVCDAYGMRGVQVDVTYNSITVSFHLSGEVWPETLVRVVRVAAPDHAKLQRVQALVSDIRGGLDLESARTAFRVIRRVPFRYQQPVVVVARAMLAVGVSILLGASPIIVGLTFIAALGAAVTQAGLARLRVPLFFSQIAGGFVTTVVAVAVSALGAAGIEPFVGIRPSIIVASGIVLMLAGLTVVGAAQDAIDGFALTAGGRILDLTMQTLGVVIGILVGLELGGVLGFTMDLPDDPAPFGPLLSVFAGAIIIAVAVAVFNGGGIRIILVSALLSAITIAGYTVGTALNLHPAAASAIGALLASFIGVLIAHNLHVPSVAVTTAAIVPLVPGVAVFQGLLEMVHTGGSASDVVGAGSSLIYAAVIGVGLASGASLGLYLGTPVRATLGSVTKTRARVRR; encoded by the coding sequence ATGTCCCCGAAGCCCCCGCGGCGACTGCTCGCCTCCGTCCGCAGGATCGTGCACACCGACCCCGCATCCGTCGCGCCCACCGAGGCGATGCCGGTGATCGACGAGCGCATGGTGCCGCGTGTGCTCGACCTCGCGACCCGCCTCGGTGAGGCGATGTTCGCCGTCGGAGCGTCGGCACACGAGGTCACCCTCGCGATCACGCGCGTCTGCGACGCCTACGGCATGCGCGGGGTGCAGGTCGACGTGACGTACAACTCGATCACCGTCTCGTTCCACCTCAGCGGGGAGGTCTGGCCCGAGACCCTGGTGCGCGTCGTGCGGGTCGCGGCTCCCGATCACGCGAAGCTCCAACGGGTGCAGGCGCTGGTCTCCGACATCCGCGGCGGGCTCGATCTGGAGTCGGCCCGCACCGCGTTCCGGGTGATCCGCCGGGTGCCTTTCCGCTACCAACAGCCCGTCGTCGTGGTCGCCCGCGCGATGCTCGCCGTCGGCGTCAGCATCCTGCTCGGCGCCTCGCCGATCATCGTCGGGCTCACCTTCATCGCAGCCCTCGGGGCGGCCGTCACCCAGGCCGGACTCGCGCGGCTGCGGGTGCCCCTGTTCTTCAGTCAGATCGCCGGAGGTTTCGTGACCACCGTGGTCGCGGTCGCCGTGTCGGCGCTGGGAGCCGCGGGGATCGAACCGTTCGTCGGCATCCGCCCCTCCATCATCGTGGCCTCCGGCATCGTGCTCATGCTCGCGGGGCTCACCGTGGTCGGCGCCGCGCAGGACGCGATCGACGGCTTCGCGCTCACCGCGGGTGGGCGCATCCTCGACCTCACGATGCAGACGCTCGGCGTGGTGATCGGCATCCTCGTCGGGCTCGAACTCGGCGGGGTGCTCGGCTTCACGATGGACCTGCCCGACGACCCCGCCCCGTTCGGGCCGTTGCTGAGCGTGTTCGCCGGCGCCATCATCATCGCCGTCGCGGTGGCGGTCTTCAACGGCGGCGGCATCCGGATCATCCTCGTCAGCGCGCTGCTCAGTGCGATCACGATCGCCGGGTACACCGTCGGGACGGCGCTGAACCTGCACCCGGCGGCTGCGAGTGCGATCGGCGCGCTCCTTGCGAGCTTCATCGGTGTGCTGATCGCGCACAATCTGCACGTTCCATCCGTGGCGGTGACGACGGCAGCGATCGTGCCACTCGTGCCCGGTGTCGCGGTGTTCCAGGGGCTGCTCGAGATGGTGCACACCGGCGGCTCCGCGTCAGACGTCGTCGGTGCGGGCAGCTCGCTCATCTACGCCGCGGTGATCGGCGTCGGCCTCGCCTCGGGCGCATCGCTGGGCCTCTACCTCGGCACCCCCGTGCGCGCCACCCTCGGCAGCGTGACGAAGACCCGCGCCCGCGTGCGGCGCTGA
- the arr gene encoding NAD(+)--rifampin ADP-ribosyltransferase has product MSQTLDEGPFYHGTKADLRGGDLLTAGFNSNYRPEVVMNHVYFTALPGGAGLAAELAPGDREPRVYLVEPTGPFENDPNVTDKKFPGNPTRSYRSAEPLRVTGEVTDWTRLTPEALAGWHARLAELRADERGEIIN; this is encoded by the coding sequence GTGAGTCAGACACTGGATGAGGGCCCGTTCTATCACGGCACCAAGGCGGACCTGCGGGGCGGCGATCTGCTGACCGCGGGGTTCAACTCGAACTACCGCCCCGAGGTCGTGATGAACCACGTGTACTTCACCGCGCTGCCCGGGGGAGCGGGGTTGGCGGCAGAGCTGGCGCCCGGAGACCGGGAGCCGCGCGTCTACCTCGTCGAGCCGACCGGCCCGTTCGAGAACGACCCGAACGTGACCGACAAGAAGTTCCCGGGCAATCCCACACGCTCCTACCGCAGTGCTGAGCCGTTGCGGGTCACGGGCGAGGTCACGGACTGGACCCGGTTGACGCCCGAGGCGCTCGCCGGCTGGCACGCGCGTCTGGCCGAGCTCCGGGCCGACGAGCGCGGCGAGATCATCAACTGA
- a CDS encoding MFS transporter, translating into MTAAHSETGEPAVPPISASHYILRSRLLRGAFVSLVISGIGISVTIPQITLFLVGELHLTPAQAGLYFLTNLAAPIAGFIVGSLSDRAGSRLLVFQICALLGFAGWVLMAFAMQPWMPFVINMLLLSTAGAGAAQLQAAVRDELTRSPTPADNEVVALMRMAMAFGWIVGPVIGAVLGTVIGLRPLLLVTGISVLLSIVPLLGVKSPTAEARAAAVAHLAPTHVRRAQRSLVPLMIFTGIYVLIMCGETVKLAYLPLYMDGELRMDPGIRGAIIGLQPLIEVLLMPLAARLASRFGVTRVLMVGALMAIAAHASYASAGWVTPHIVPLVLGQLLMAGVIATFGVLGITVAQRLVPTRVGMATSVFLSAYAINAAVGGFLGSVGSTWLGLPHLFWIPAVIATVGAIALVVLNTVVPLDRGVPAAVRREDPPQE; encoded by the coding sequence GTGACGGCTGCGCACTCCGAGACCGGCGAGCCCGCGGTCCCACCGATCTCCGCCTCGCACTACATCCTGCGCTCGCGGTTGCTGCGCGGGGCCTTCGTCAGCCTCGTCATCTCGGGTATCGGCATCTCGGTGACGATCCCGCAGATCACGCTGTTCCTCGTCGGCGAGCTCCACCTCACCCCGGCCCAGGCGGGGCTGTACTTCCTGACCAACCTGGCCGCCCCGATCGCCGGCTTCATCGTGGGGTCGCTCTCCGATCGGGCCGGTTCGCGACTGCTGGTGTTCCAGATCTGTGCGCTCCTGGGCTTCGCCGGGTGGGTGCTCATGGCGTTCGCGATGCAGCCGTGGATGCCGTTCGTCATCAACATGCTGCTGCTGAGCACGGCCGGCGCAGGTGCCGCACAGCTGCAGGCCGCCGTGCGGGACGAACTCACCCGCTCTCCCACGCCGGCCGACAACGAGGTCGTCGCGCTGATGCGCATGGCGATGGCCTTCGGATGGATCGTCGGACCGGTCATCGGCGCGGTGCTCGGAACCGTGATCGGACTGCGGCCCCTCCTGCTCGTGACCGGGATCAGCGTGCTGCTGTCGATCGTCCCTCTGCTCGGGGTGAAGTCGCCCACCGCCGAAGCGCGCGCGGCCGCCGTCGCGCACCTCGCGCCGACGCACGTGAGGAGGGCGCAGCGCTCACTGGTGCCGCTGATGATCTTCACCGGCATCTACGTGCTCATCATGTGCGGCGAGACGGTCAAGCTCGCCTATCTGCCGCTCTACATGGACGGCGAGCTGCGCATGGACCCCGGCATCCGCGGTGCGATCATCGGCCTGCAGCCCCTCATCGAGGTTCTCCTCATGCCGCTGGCCGCCCGGCTCGCCAGCAGATTCGGCGTCACCCGCGTGCTCATGGTCGGCGCGCTGATGGCGATCGCGGCGCACGCGTCGTACGCCTCGGCCGGGTGGGTCACCCCGCACATCGTCCCCCTCGTGCTCGGGCAACTGCTCATGGCGGGAGTGATCGCGACCTTCGGCGTGCTCGGGATCACGGTCGCGCAGCGGCTTGTGCCGACGCGGGTGGGCATGGCGACCAGTGTCTTCCTCAGCGCCTACGCGATCAATGCGGCGGTGGGAGGCTTCCTCGGCAGCGTGGGGTCGACCTGGCTCGGTCTCCCGCACCTCTTCTGGATCCCCGCAGTGATCGCGACGGTCGGTGCGATCGCGCTCGTCGTCTTGAACACCGTGGTGCCTCTCGATCGGGGAGTTCCGGCGGCCGTTCGCAGGGAGGACCCTCCCCAGGAGTGA
- a CDS encoding VapC toxin family PIN domain ribonuclease, giving the protein MTTYLVDNSIWQKAGTSAGIADRLRALSPNHLIITCPPQVLEYCHSARDPREYAELREDMDELLPAWAHPDEQVSLDIQQALWDSGLVRAAGAFDCLIAAYAIANDAVILNSDHDFSHIELATEGRVRQEYVAA; this is encoded by the coding sequence GTGACGACGTACCTCGTCGACAACAGCATCTGGCAGAAAGCCGGTACGAGTGCCGGGATCGCCGACCGGCTCCGTGCGCTGTCCCCGAACCACCTCATCATCACCTGCCCACCGCAGGTTCTGGAGTACTGCCATTCCGCGCGGGATCCGCGCGAATACGCCGAGCTGCGTGAAGACATGGACGAGTTGCTTCCGGCGTGGGCACACCCCGATGAGCAGGTATCCCTCGACATCCAGCAGGCACTGTGGGATTCAGGACTCGTTCGCGCCGCCGGCGCCTTCGACTGTCTGATTGCCGCGTACGCGATCGCCAACGACGCCGTGATCCTGAACTCCGACCACGACTTCTCGCACATCGAACTGGCGACCGAAGGCCGCGTGCGGCAGGAGTACGTCGCAGCCTGA
- a CDS encoding type II toxin-antitoxin system VapB family antitoxin, translating into MTVTSIDINPAELKQAKELAGTTSNRETVDLALRTLIAVRRQPAAVERIIGRRFTPDQIDAPTIAPVTSATT; encoded by the coding sequence ATGACCGTCACGTCGATCGACATCAATCCTGCCGAGCTGAAGCAGGCCAAGGAGCTGGCGGGTACCACGTCCAACCGGGAGACCGTTGACCTCGCGCTTCGCACTCTCATCGCCGTGCGACGCCAGCCGGCGGCTGTCGAGCGCATCATCGGACGCCGGTTCACGCCTGATCAGATCGACGCACCGACGATCGCCCCGGTTACGAGTGCCACCACGTGA